In Nitrosophilus alvini, the following are encoded in one genomic region:
- the dcd gene encoding dCTP deaminase yields MGLKSDSWIREKALKEGMIEPFCEDQVGRGVVSYGLSSYGYDIRVSDEFKIFTNVNAEVVDPKHFDERNVVDFKGDVCIVPPNSFALARTVEYFKIPRNVLAICLGKSTYARCGIIVNVTPFEPEFEGHITIEISNTTPLPAKIYANEGIAQVLFFEGDEPCEVSYKDKAGKYQKQTGITLPRILG; encoded by the coding sequence ATGGGACTCAAATCGGACAGTTGGATAAGAGAAAAAGCTTTAAAAGAGGGAATGATAGAACCTTTTTGCGAGGATCAGGTAGGACGGGGAGTTGTAAGCTACGGCCTAAGCAGCTACGGTTACGACATAAGAGTTAGTGATGAATTCAAAATTTTTACCAATGTCAATGCTGAAGTTGTGGATCCAAAACATTTTGATGAAAGAAACGTTGTAGATTTCAAAGGAGATGTATGTATAGTACCTCCGAACTCTTTTGCTCTTGCCAGGACCGTGGAGTATTTCAAGATTCCCCGAAATGTCCTTGCCATATGTCTTGGCAAAAGCACATATGCAAGATGCGGAATAATAGTCAACGTAACTCCTTTTGAGCCGGAATTTGAAGGACATATAACCATAGAAATATCAAACACAACTCCTCTTCCTGCAAAAATATACGCAAATGAAGGAATCGCCCAGGTTCTCTTTTTTGAAGGTGACGAACCATGCGAAGTAAGCTATAAGGACAAAGCCGGAAAGTATCAAAAGCAGACAGGAATCACTCTGCCCAGAATTTTAGGCTGA
- a CDS encoding biotin synthase translates to MKKVFLCAISNISSGRCLEDCRFCTQSVRYKADIQRYEHKPIETIVKEAVAAKKMGALGFCLVTSGKGIDDKKLEFVCEAARAVKKVVNDFNLIGCCGTADVEQLKELKSAGIDSYNHNLETHRDFYKKICSTHEWDERYQTCLNVKAAGLKLCSGGIFGLGESKEQRVEFLEQIKSLSPDSTPINFYHPNPSLPLEAKILEAEEALSIVKLAREILPDVKLMVAGGREITLKDEWYRIFEMGADAIVIGDYLTTKGNEPHKDIETIKSLGLEIAVTCHE, encoded by the coding sequence ATGAAAAAAGTTTTTTTATGTGCCATATCAAATATTTCCAGCGGCAGATGCCTTGAAGATTGCAGGTTCTGCACTCAGAGCGTGAGATATAAGGCCGATATCCAAAGATATGAGCATAAACCGATAGAGACAATCGTAAAAGAAGCAGTTGCAGCAAAAAAAATGGGAGCTTTGGGTTTTTGTCTGGTAACTTCGGGCAAAGGAATAGATGATAAAAAGCTGGAGTTTGTATGCGAAGCGGCAAGAGCAGTAAAAAAAGTCGTGAATGATTTCAATCTTATAGGATGCTGCGGTACAGCCGATGTTGAACAACTCAAAGAACTCAAAAGTGCCGGCATAGACAGCTATAACCACAATCTTGAAACCCACAGAGATTTTTATAAAAAAATCTGTTCAACCCATGAGTGGGATGAGAGATATCAGACCTGTCTGAATGTAAAAGCGGCAGGACTCAAACTCTGCAGCGGAGGAATATTCGGTCTTGGAGAGAGCAAAGAGCAAAGAGTTGAGTTTCTTGAGCAGATAAAATCACTGAGCCCTGACTCAACACCTATCAACTTTTATCATCCAAATCCATCTTTACCGCTTGAAGCGAAAATCCTGGAAGCTGAAGAGGCCTTGTCCATCGTAAAACTTGCCAGAGAGATACTGCCGGATGTGAAACTGATGGTTGCAGGCGGAAGAGAGATAACTCTTAAGGATGAATGGTATAGAATATTTGAAATGGGAGCCGATGCGATAGTTATAGGCGACTATCTGACAACAAAAGGGAATGAACCGCACAAAGATATAGAAACGATAAAATCACTTGGACTGGAAATCGCCGTAACCTGCCATGAATAA
- a CDS encoding acetyl-CoA carboxylase biotin carboxylase subunit — protein sequence MAIEKILVANRGEIALRAIRTIKEMGKKAIAVYSKADKDAHYLKLADAAICIGPEKSSESYLDIPAIISAAELSECDAIFPGYGFLSENQQFVEICNLHKIKFIGPSIEVMSLMSDKSKAKEVMRAAGVPVVPGSEGAIKDIEDAKKKAKEIGYPVILKAAAGGGGRGMRVVEDESYIENAFLAAESEAISSFGDGTIYMEKFIKSPRHIEVQILADSHGNVVHIGERDCSLQRRHQKMLEESPAIFLDEEKRKELLDTAIRAAKYVNYEGAGTIEFLVDSDKNFYFMEMNTRLQVEHPVSEMVSGIDIIEWMIRIAEGEELFSQDSFELKGHSIECRINAEDPVKFIPSPGKIKTWISPGGKDVRLDTHVYAGYIVPPYYDSMIAKIIVWGEDRKMAIAKMKRALEEFEVTGIKTTIDFHKKMMDNPDFISNNYDTKYIDEKFLK from the coding sequence ATGGCGATAGAAAAAATTCTTGTTGCCAACAGAGGTGAGATTGCCCTAAGAGCCATAAGAACAATAAAAGAGATGGGCAAAAAAGCTATCGCGGTCTATTCAAAAGCGGATAAGGATGCGCACTACTTGAAATTGGCTGATGCTGCGATATGTATAGGTCCCGAAAAAAGCAGTGAAAGCTATCTCGACATTCCCGCTATCATCAGTGCGGCTGAGCTAAGCGAATGTGATGCGATATTTCCTGGGTACGGATTTTTGAGCGAAAACCAGCAGTTTGTGGAAATATGCAATCTTCATAAGATAAAATTTATCGGTCCTTCCATTGAGGTGATGTCTCTTATGAGTGACAAATCAAAAGCGAAAGAGGTTATGAGAGCGGCGGGGGTTCCTGTTGTACCTGGGAGTGAAGGGGCTATAAAAGATATAGAGGATGCAAAGAAAAAAGCAAAAGAGATAGGATATCCGGTTATTTTGAAAGCTGCTGCCGGAGGCGGTGGAAGAGGAATGAGAGTCGTAGAAGATGAAAGCTATATAGAAAACGCCTTTCTGGCAGCCGAGAGCGAGGCGATAAGCTCCTTTGGCGACGGAACGATATATATGGAAAAGTTTATAAAAAGTCCGAGACATATAGAAGTGCAGATTCTTGCAGACAGTCACGGAAATGTGGTCCATATAGGAGAGAGAGACTGCTCTTTGCAAAGAAGACATCAGAAAATGCTCGAAGAGTCTCCTGCGATTTTTTTAGATGAGGAAAAGAGAAAAGAGCTTCTAGATACCGCTATAAGAGCTGCAAAGTATGTAAACTATGAAGGGGCCGGAACAATAGAGTTTCTTGTTGACAGTGACAAGAACTTCTATTTTATGGAGATGAACACAAGACTTCAGGTTGAACATCCAGTGAGTGAAATGGTCAGTGGAATAGATATAATAGAGTGGATGATAAGGATTGCGGAAGGAGAAGAACTCTTTTCCCAAGATAGCTTCGAACTCAAAGGACACTCAATCGAGTGTAGAATAAATGCGGAAGATCCTGTTAAATTTATTCCTAGCCCCGGCAAGATAAAGACATGGATATCTCCCGGCGGAAAAGATGTAAGGCTCGATACGCATGTATATGCAGGATATATTGTTCCTCCTTATTATGACTCAATGATAGCAAAGATTATAGTCTGGGGTGAAGATAGGAAAATGGCGATTGCAAAGATGAAAAGGGCTCTTGAAGAGTTTGAAGTAACAGGTATAAAAACCACAATAGATTTTCACAAAAAAATGATGGACAATCCCGACTTCATATCAAACAACTACGATACTAAATATATAGACGAGAAGTTTTTGAAATAG
- a CDS encoding amidohydrolase family protein, translating to MITVDFHTHLLSPEVEFDRFFDKIAIALFAKNMGYERKRLFTEGYGYYIFRFLQLLKESKYIEKAVLFGIDAKYDKKGRFLSKNKTACASTDDVLSVYEKNRDLIIPFMSVNPYRPDALSLLEIYAERGCRGAKFLQNYWQIDTNDPSLVPYYEKLRDLSLPLIIHTGLEIAIESNKRYEKTDMLRLPLETGVKVIAAHMACGHVEYKLLFWRNFSQNPRFFNKEYFKLIEMLEIYENLYADLSSMLNPLKARVLRHLSTQKHIHSKLLFGTDFPIPIIVEFMPLDIDRHRKKKIAAIKNPFDRYTEVFVEIFGKESEIFTNWKKLL from the coding sequence ATGATAACAGTCGACTTCCATACTCATCTTTTGAGTCCGGAAGTGGAATTTGACAGATTTTTTGACAAAATAGCGATAGCCCTTTTTGCCAAAAATATGGGCTATGAGAGAAAAAGGCTCTTTACTGAAGGGTATGGGTATTACATATTCCGTTTTCTTCAGCTTTTGAAAGAATCAAAATATATCGAAAAAGCTGTTCTTTTCGGTATAGATGCAAAATATGACAAAAAAGGCAGATTCCTCTCAAAAAACAAAACGGCATGTGCTTCTACGGATGATGTTCTTTCGGTATATGAAAAAAACAGAGACCTCATCATACCTTTTATGTCAGTAAATCCATACAGACCGGATGCGCTGAGTCTGCTTGAAATCTATGCCGAACGAGGATGCAGAGGCGCAAAATTTCTGCAAAACTACTGGCAGATAGATACAAACGACCCTTCTTTAGTTCCCTATTATGAAAAACTGAGAGATCTCTCTTTGCCGCTTATTATTCATACCGGACTGGAAATTGCGATTGAAAGCAACAAAAGATATGAAAAGACAGATATGCTCAGACTCCCTTTGGAAACGGGAGTAAAAGTTATAGCGGCTCATATGGCCTGCGGACATGTGGAGTACAAACTTCTTTTCTGGAGAAATTTCAGCCAAAATCCGCGTTTTTTCAATAAAGAGTATTTCAAACTCATTGAAATGCTTGAAATTTACGAAAATCTCTACGCAGACCTCTCCTCCATGCTCAATCCTCTCAAAGCGAGAGTTCTTCGCCATCTCTCAACTCAGAAACATATCCACAGCAAGCTTCTCTTCGGAACCGATTTTCCGATTCCAATTATTGTTGAATTTATGCCTTTGGATATTGACAGGCATAGAAAAAAAAAGATAGCAGCAATTAAGAACCCTTTCGACAGATACACGGAAGTCTTTGTAGAGATTTTTGGCAAAGAGAGCGAGATATTTACAAATTGGAAAAAGCTTCTATAA
- a CDS encoding DegT/DnrJ/EryC1/StrS family aminotransferase: MRKIFCSNSQTAYMALLKVAGVKDISIPANAPSWFATVPEFLGIRIKLEDVKIDFSSKSDIQNLFFESFIPNDALFVFQNRGAIIGEAKAHIVDFGDFAAIFTRDETLAKELEIFVKGGIEKGRLWNFDIKKAGIDIEAENVDIPDIEEKLEKQKEVLERFEKEFAKTPYFDILHIGNRTLKEFYPIFLKPSLYCPKEDIVRKLVEKGFEATVHYKPLYKLTLFNSKPLPVSEELYKSELSIPLCEEVIESLFETVEEYSYRSCSF, translated from the coding sequence ATGAGAAAGATTTTCTGCTCAAACTCACAGACTGCTTATATGGCGCTTTTGAAAGTTGCGGGTGTAAAAGATATCTCAATACCCGCGAATGCTCCAAGTTGGTTTGCCACAGTCCCGGAATTTTTGGGAATTAGAATAAAACTTGAAGATGTAAAGATAGATTTTTCGTCAAAAAGCGATATACAAAACCTCTTCTTTGAAAGTTTTATACCAAATGATGCCCTGTTTGTTTTTCAAAACCGTGGAGCGATAATCGGGGAAGCAAAAGCGCATATTGTTGATTTCGGAGATTTTGCTGCTATTTTTACCAGGGACGAAACTCTTGCAAAAGAGTTGGAGATTTTTGTAAAGGGCGGTATTGAGAAAGGAAGGCTTTGGAATTTTGATATAAAAAAAGCCGGAATCGATATCGAAGCCGAAAATGTCGATATACCCGATATCGAAGAGAAACTTGAAAAACAAAAAGAGGTTTTGGAGAGGTTTGAAAAAGAGTTTGCGAAAACTCCTTATTTCGATATTTTGCATATAGGAAACCGAACACTCAAAGAGTTCTATCCTATTTTTTTAAAACCCTCTTTGTATTGCCCCAAAGAGGATATTGTCCGAAAACTTGTCGAAAAAGGTTTTGAAGCAACGGTTCATTACAAGCCTCTATACAAATTGACACTTTTCAATTCAAAACCTCTTCCTGTGAGCGAAGAGTTATACAAGAGCGAACTCTCTATTCCACTTTGCGAAGAGGTTATAGAATCTCTTTTTGAAACGGTTGAAGAATACAGTTACAGGAGTTGCAGTTTTTAA
- a CDS encoding peptidylprolyl isomerase, with amino-acid sequence MKKFLAALLFTLSSLFAGLVDGIAIVVNNEPITMYEIVKTSKILGVNKEKAVDILIQKKLEDAEVKKLGLKVDDFELEKELEKFAAQNSLTLSQLKNIIKQKGLDLEEYKEEFKKRLLKKKLYSKIASAKVSRPEEEEIKRYYDSHIEEFSAPKYVEVVKYMSTSKKALENLVKNPLASIPDVQKEEEKVDLSTVGSQLAFLLTETKEGSFTPIIPVGKDYIVLFVKKKIDNQPISFEKVKNMVIAKIMEAKKEKAVKEYFEKLRASANIKVYRLP; translated from the coding sequence ATGAAAAAATTTTTGGCAGCGCTTCTGTTTACGTTATCATCTCTTTTTGCCGGTCTTGTTGACGGCATTGCGATCGTGGTAAACAACGAGCCTATAACGATGTATGAGATAGTCAAAACTTCAAAGATTCTTGGAGTAAACAAAGAGAAAGCTGTCGATATACTCATACAGAAAAAACTCGAAGATGCAGAAGTCAAAAAACTCGGTCTCAAAGTAGACGATTTCGAGCTTGAAAAAGAACTCGAAAAGTTTGCTGCACAAAACTCTCTTACGCTATCTCAGCTGAAAAATATAATAAAGCAAAAAGGTCTGGACTTGGAAGAGTATAAAGAAGAGTTCAAAAAACGGCTCCTCAAAAAAAAGCTTTACTCCAAAATCGCATCTGCAAAAGTATCGAGACCGGAAGAGGAAGAGATAAAAAGATATTACGACTCTCATATTGAAGAGTTTTCTGCCCCGAAATATGTTGAAGTTGTAAAGTATATGTCAACCTCAAAAAAAGCGCTTGAAAATCTTGTCAAAAACCCTCTGGCATCAATTCCGGACGTGCAAAAAGAGGAAGAAAAAGTAGATCTGTCCACTGTAGGAAGCCAACTTGCCTTTTTACTGACCGAGACGAAAGAGGGCTCTTTTACTCCCATAATACCCGTAGGCAAAGATTATATAGTTCTTTTTGTCAAAAAGAAGATCGACAACCAACCTATCAGCTTTGAAAAAGTAAAAAATATGGTTATCGCCAAAATAATGGAAGCAAAAAAAGAAAAAGCTGTTAAAGAATACTTCGAAAAACTGAGAGCCTCTGCAAATATAAAAGTCTACAGACTTCCCTGA
- the accB gene encoding acetyl-CoA carboxylase biotin carboxyl carrier protein, with protein MDFKEIKELIRIFDKSGLSKIKIKENEFSITLQKGGEAVQVAPAAQQIAAAQPATAPAPVPAQTSEQKEIETEKKKGEFITSPMVGTFYRAPSPDSEPFVKVGDVVSKGQTIAIIEAMKIFNEIEADFDCKILEILAEDGQPVEYDMPLFLVERV; from the coding sequence ATGGACTTTAAAGAGATTAAAGAACTGATTAGAATATTTGATAAAAGCGGACTCAGTAAAATAAAGATAAAAGAGAATGAATTTTCTATAACGCTTCAAAAAGGCGGTGAAGCGGTACAGGTTGCTCCCGCGGCTCAGCAGATTGCAGCTGCACAGCCGGCAACTGCTCCTGCTCCTGTGCCTGCTCAGACATCTGAGCAAAAAGAGATTGAGACTGAAAAGAAAAAAGGCGAATTCATAACTTCTCCTATGGTGGGAACTTTCTACAGAGCACCATCTCCCGATTCCGAACCTTTTGTAAAAGTGGGAGATGTGGTATCAAAGGGACAGACTATAGCCATTATCGAAGCTATGAAAATTTTCAATGAGATAGAGGCCGATTTTGACTGCAAGATTCTTGAGATTCTTGCCGAAGACGGCCAGCCTGTAGAGTATGATATGCCGCTCTTTTTGGTTGAAAGGGTTTAA
- the asnB gene encoding asparagine synthase (glutamine-hydrolyzing) has translation MCGIFGVFGKYDEKRAFESLSLLTHRGPDSRGFYKDEKIFLGHTRLSIIDPGRRADQPMQREEITVVFNGEIYNYKELRLRLDFPFTTDSDTEVIIAAFKKWGVSFVNYLRGMFAIALYDGEKLYLFRDRFGKKPLFYAKDGDSFIFASEIKSIKSYLSSKIENKKALLCYLSYGTSVSPMTFYAGICKVLPASSLVYDTKNLEENRYYTFLNKPRIFEEKEALKHIEDHIKEAVEYRLVSDVEVGAFLSGGVDSSLVAAVAKKLENSLKTFSIGYKEYESYSELGFAKRVARHLDTDHHEIRIDRNDFFEALDDVIYHLDEPLADPAAVPLWHLSRFVHENGIKTVLSGDGGDELFMGYRQYFEFLDIAKAKELKYKNWLRNYFKKHFSVNKEWEWYKRVFEGSVLFRTSSEIFTDLQKNRLLKQNVKDNDSLEYIKRYIEEYENSGLEDEVSWQSFLDIKVHLGELYFTKLDRISMAHSLEVRTPLIDQKLVELSFSIDPKLKIGDGNTKYLLKKIASKYLPEDIVYRKKKGFSYPFIEWLNSANELERIRGVNKKAEIFKEEEIDFLLAQAQRGRFKQHAWALYIYCRWFEKEFL, from the coding sequence ATGTGCGGTATATTTGGAGTTTTTGGAAAATATGATGAGAAAAGAGCATTTGAATCTCTTTCGTTGCTGACACACAGGGGTCCTGACAGCAGGGGATTTTATAAAGACGAAAAGATATTTTTGGGACACACCAGGCTTTCTATCATCGATCCCGGACGCAGAGCCGATCAGCCTATGCAAAGAGAGGAGATAACGGTTGTATTCAACGGAGAAATATACAACTATAAAGAGCTAAGACTCAGACTAGATTTTCCTTTTACGACAGATTCTGACACGGAAGTTATAATAGCTGCGTTTAAAAAGTGGGGAGTCTCTTTTGTCAATTATCTTAGAGGAATGTTCGCTATTGCTCTGTATGACGGTGAAAAGCTCTATCTTTTCAGAGACAGATTCGGTAAAAAACCGCTCTTTTATGCCAAAGACGGGGATAGTTTCATCTTTGCGTCGGAGATAAAATCGATAAAAAGCTATCTCTCGTCAAAAATAGAGAACAAAAAAGCTCTTTTATGCTATCTCTCCTACGGGACTTCAGTATCTCCAATGACATTTTATGCCGGGATATGCAAAGTTTTGCCCGCTTCATCTCTTGTATACGATACAAAGAATTTGGAAGAGAACAGATACTACACTTTTTTGAACAAGCCGCGAATTTTTGAAGAAAAAGAGGCATTAAAGCATATAGAAGATCATATAAAAGAGGCGGTTGAATACAGGCTTGTCAGTGATGTGGAGGTTGGAGCATTTTTGAGCGGTGGAGTAGACAGCTCTTTGGTTGCTGCAGTGGCAAAGAAACTTGAAAACAGCCTGAAAACCTTCAGTATAGGCTACAAAGAGTATGAAAGTTACAGCGAACTGGGATTTGCCAAGAGGGTTGCAAGGCATCTCGATACTGATCATCACGAAATAAGAATCGACAGAAACGATTTTTTTGAAGCTTTGGATGATGTTATATACCATCTTGACGAGCCTCTGGCCGATCCTGCGGCAGTTCCGTTGTGGCATCTGTCGCGCTTTGTGCATGAAAACGGTATAAAAACCGTCTTAAGCGGTGACGGTGGAGACGAACTTTTTATGGGGTATAGGCAGTATTTCGAATTTCTGGATATTGCAAAAGCCAAAGAGCTTAAATACAAAAACTGGCTCAGAAACTATTTTAAAAAACATTTTTCCGTAAACAAAGAGTGGGAGTGGTATAAAAGGGTATTTGAGGGGAGCGTGCTTTTTAGAACCAGCTCCGAGATTTTTACCGATCTTCAAAAAAACAGACTTCTCAAACAGAATGTCAAAGACAACGATTCGCTGGAGTATATAAAAAGATATATAGAAGAGTATGAAAATTCCGGCCTTGAGGATGAAGTTTCGTGGCAGAGCTTTTTGGATATAAAAGTGCATCTTGGAGAGCTCTACTTTACCAAGCTAGACCGTATCAGTATGGCTCACTCACTGGAGGTTAGAACTCCTCTGATAGACCAAAAACTGGTCGAACTCTCTTTCAGCATAGACCCGAAACTGAAGATTGGTGACGGCAATACCAAATATCTTTTGAAAAAAATTGCATCAAAATATCTTCCCGAAGATATTGTATACAGAAAGAAAAAAGGTTTTTCCTATCCATTCATCGAGTGGCTGAACAGCGCCAATGAACTTGAGCGTATAAGAGGGGTAAACAAAAAAGCGGAGATCTTTAAAGAAGAAGAGATAGATTTTTTGCTGGCCCAGGCGCAAAGAGGCAGATTCAAACAGCATGCATGGGCACTCTATATCTATTGTCGCTGGTTTGAAAAGGAGTTTTTATAG
- a CDS encoding YfcE family phosphodiesterase, translating to MKVGILSDTHRRLDLAEDAIKFLVKEGVKALIHAGDIELPETLQMLEETSLPYTAVFGNNDRHLFHLQTRYNIHKEPYYFKIKDTTFKLMHLPFYLTPDSDIVIYGHLHRFEYQKTDSCLYLNPGEVCARKKPRSECAILDIDNRYEIIYCYKELPDNIWIKESIKTADPENL from the coding sequence ATGAAAGTAGGAATCCTCTCAGATACACACAGACGTCTTGATCTTGCAGAAGATGCTATAAAATTTTTGGTCAAAGAGGGGGTAAAGGCTCTGATTCACGCCGGAGACATAGAACTTCCGGAGACTCTTCAAATGCTTGAAGAGACATCTCTTCCCTATACGGCGGTTTTTGGAAACAACGACCGACATCTTTTTCATCTGCAAACCAGATACAATATACATAAAGAGCCATACTATTTCAAAATCAAAGATACAACATTCAAACTTATGCATCTGCCCTTTTATCTAACTCCGGACAGCGATATAGTCATATACGGACATCTGCACAGATTTGAATATCAAAAAACTGATTCCTGCCTCTATCTGAATCCTGGTGAAGTATGTGCAAGAAAGAAACCGAGATCCGAATGCGCCATTCTGGATATTGATAATAGATACGAAATTATATATTGTTATAAAGAGTTACCTGATAACATTTGGATAAAAGAGAGTATAAAAACTGCAGATCCGGAGAATTTATGA
- the topA gene encoding type I DNA topoisomerase, which produces MKNKNLIIVESPAKARTIKNFLGKDYEVIASKGHIRDLPKHSFGIKVEEGKFEPQYRVDKEHSAVVKQIKELAKKSDRIFIATDEDREGEAIGYHIAKAIGKDPEKLPRIVFHEITKNAITHALENPRTIDMDKVNAQQARRLLDRIVGYKLSPLLSSKIQRGLSAGRVQSSALKLIVDREREIKAFVPQEYWSIDAVFNKSIDASLVEFKDKKIEKMSIKTADVAKNIVKTLKGEEFKVAKIEKKKRVSKTPPPFMTSTLQQTASSQLGFSPKKTMMIAQKLYEGVQTDKGITGIITYMRTDSLNIAKEAQNSARELIKNRYGEKYLPKNPKIYTTKSKGAQEAHEAIRPTMIDFTPQAAAQYLSKDELRLYTLIYNRFLASQMEDAIFETQTIYFKSDSGTFKASGRKLVFDGFYKVLGTEDKDKLLPELKEGEKVELTKIEANQHFTEPPARYSEASLIKKLESLGIGRPSTYAPTIALLQARKYIDIEKKQLIPTDIAFKVIEVLEKHFSEIVDSSFTAKMEEELDEIAEAKKEWQKVLLEFYEPFIKQIEEGKKEIKSQKIAIPLGRNCPLCGAELVKRSGRFGEFVACSAYPKCKYTEQIESEDKKESKNEETTDQICDKCGAPMVVKQGPRGKFLACSAYPKCKNTKPLNDPKKLSVKCPECGGEILERYSKRGKFFGCSNYPECKFISKYEPTEKKCEKCGYMTAKRTYRGKEVYECIKCKHKEEA; this is translated from the coding sequence GTGAAAAACAAAAACCTTATAATAGTCGAGTCACCGGCAAAAGCAAGAACTATCAAAAATTTTTTGGGAAAAGATTATGAAGTTATCGCTTCCAAGGGACATATAAGAGACCTTCCAAAACACAGTTTCGGTATAAAAGTTGAAGAGGGAAAGTTCGAACCCCAATACAGAGTGGACAAAGAACACTCCGCAGTTGTAAAACAGATAAAAGAGCTCGCAAAGAAAAGTGACAGGATTTTCATAGCAACGGACGAGGACAGAGAGGGTGAAGCTATCGGTTACCATATCGCAAAAGCTATAGGAAAAGACCCGGAAAAACTGCCAAGGATTGTTTTTCACGAAATCACGAAAAATGCCATAACACATGCTTTGGAAAATCCGAGAACCATTGATATGGACAAAGTAAATGCTCAGCAGGCGAGAAGACTTCTTGACAGAATAGTAGGCTACAAACTCTCACCGCTTCTTTCATCCAAAATCCAAAGAGGACTCAGTGCCGGGCGTGTTCAGTCTTCTGCTCTGAAACTCATAGTTGACAGAGAAAGAGAGATAAAAGCGTTTGTTCCCCAGGAGTACTGGAGCATAGACGCGGTATTCAACAAAAGTATCGATGCATCTTTAGTCGAGTTTAAAGACAAAAAAATAGAAAAAATGAGTATTAAAACCGCCGATGTGGCTAAAAACATTGTAAAGACCCTCAAAGGCGAAGAGTTTAAAGTTGCAAAAATAGAGAAGAAAAAAAGAGTCTCCAAAACACCTCCGCCTTTTATGACATCCACACTTCAGCAAACAGCCTCCAGTCAACTGGGATTCAGCCCCAAAAAGACGATGATGATAGCACAGAAACTTTATGAAGGCGTTCAAACCGACAAAGGAATAACCGGTATCATAACTTATATGAGGACCGACAGCCTCAATATAGCAAAAGAGGCACAAAATAGCGCAAGAGAGCTCATAAAAAACAGATACGGGGAAAAATACCTTCCCAAAAATCCCAAAATATATACAACAAAATCGAAAGGTGCACAGGAAGCTCACGAGGCTATCAGACCCACTATGATAGACTTCACTCCGCAAGCTGCTGCACAGTATCTCTCAAAAGACGAACTAAGACTCTATACGCTCATATACAACAGATTTTTGGCATCTCAGATGGAAGATGCGATATTTGAAACACAAACCATCTATTTCAAAAGCGATAGCGGAACCTTCAAAGCAAGCGGAAGGAAACTGGTATTTGACGGTTTTTATAAAGTTCTGGGTACCGAAGACAAAGATAAGCTTCTTCCCGAGCTGAAAGAAGGAGAAAAAGTCGAACTTACAAAAATCGAAGCAAACCAGCATTTTACAGAGCCTCCTGCAAGATACTCCGAAGCTAGTCTCATAAAAAAACTCGAATCTTTGGGGATAGGAAGACCAAGTACATACGCTCCTACTATAGCGCTTCTTCAGGCAAGAAAATATATAGATATAGAGAAAAAACAGCTTATTCCTACCGATATCGCATTTAAAGTTATAGAGGTTCTGGAAAAGCATTTCAGTGAAATAGTGGACAGCTCCTTCACTGCAAAAATGGAAGAGGAACTAGACGAGATAGCAGAGGCCAAAAAAGAGTGGCAAAAGGTTCTTCTTGAGTTTTATGAACCCTTTATCAAACAGATTGAAGAGGGAAAAAAAGAGATAAAAAGTCAGAAAATCGCAATTCCACTAGGCAGAAACTGTCCGCTGTGCGGAGCCGAACTTGTAAAAAGAAGCGGCAGGTTCGGGGAGTTTGTCGCCTGCAGCGCATATCCAAAATGCAAATATACAGAACAGATAGAGAGTGAGGATAAAAAAGAGAGCAAAAATGAGGAGACTACCGATCAGATTTGCGATAAATGCGGTGCTCCTATGGTGGTAAAACAGGGACCCCGAGGCAAATTCCTCGCCTGCAGCGCATATCCAAAATGCAAAAATACAAAACCTTTGAACGATCCCAAAAAACTCTCCGTAAAATGTCCCGAGTGCGGCGGAGAGATACTGGAAAGATATTCGAAAAGAGGTAAATTTTTCGGATGTTCGAACTATCCGGAGTGTAAATTCATCTCCAAATACGAACCGACTGAGAAAAAATGCGAAAAATGCGGTTATATGACGGCAAAAAGGACATATAGGGGCAAAGAGGTTTATGAGTGTATAAAATGTAAACATAAAGAAGAAGCCTGA